In Pyrenophora tritici-repentis strain M4 chromosome 6, whole genome shotgun sequence, the DNA window CATCCACCTTCTTGTCGGCAGCTACGGGCTGAGCTGTCCGCTTTCCCATGAGCCTGAAGATGCCGCTTTCTTTCTTGTCTTTAGCATCCTTTCCCTTCTTTTCCCCTACATTGGCAGCTTTGGTCGGGACCTTTTCTGCATTTCCCACTTTTGGATCCGTAGTCTTTTGGGAGTGACTCTCAGGTTTGGCCAGCGACTTCCCCACTACACCCTGCTTACTCTGCTCTTCCCTGGGAGATTGGTGTTTTAAGGTTGGATGTTTGACACTCGAGGCTACGTTTGTAGGTTTTGGCTGAGGCCTTGGTGTTTGGGCTGCCTTTGGATCAGCTGCCATTGGGGGCAGATGTACGGGATAGGCGGTGGGTGTCCCTATTGTACCTTGCTCTTCCCTGACGCAGGCACTTGTGGTGCTAAATGATGCCCTTTATGCTCTCCCTGCCTTTTGGCAGCCTCAGCTTGCGGCTGATCTGACACGACAGCTTTCTTATCTGATCCAGTCTGGAAAAGACCCGCCACCTTGCTCCTTTTTCCTTTCTCTCCCGAATTATCCGGTTGCTCTGCTAGCTTTTGCTCGACGTTCCCTTGTACCTTTGTAGCAGTTGGCTCTGGTTTGACAGTTTTCTTATCCGCTCTAGCCCCAAAGAAACCTCCCATCATACCCTGTTTACCCTTATCTTCTGCGGCAATTTGCTGCTCTATTGGCTTCTGTTTGTCCGTTTCTTCCGGCTTCCCAGATTGTGGATTGGACTTCTCAGCTTCCGTGGTTTTCTTGTTTGCACCAGTCTTGAAGAGGCTCCCCATTCTGTTTCCCTTGCTCTTTTCTTCTGCGGCGTCGTTCGTCTTTGGAGCCTTCTCTTTGGATTTATCCACTGCCTTAGCAGCTTTTGCCTTTGGATTGCCCGTGTCGGCGGGTCTCTTGCCTACTTCGGTGTGGACGGGACTCCCTATCATGCTCTTCTTGCCTTTGTCGTTCATGTTAGTCTGCCTCTCCTCCAGCTTCTGCTCGATTTTCGCTCCCCCAATAGGTTGCTGTTTCAACGGGTTATGCCTAAGAAACTCTGCCTCGACAGCTTTTCGCCTTGCTTCCTCCTCGGTGACTCTCGTGGCGTAGGGATTATTGGTCAAGACGACCTCTTGTAAATTACTTCCTGCAGACTGAGTGCGAGACATCGGATCGCCAGTCGCGTGCTGTTTCGCAGTATGCGTTGGTGACTAGTAAGCATTGGCGTAGGCTAAGGACTCGTTCTTCTTCGCCGCTTGGATATTTACGTCTCTTGCTGGGACACCGTGTTTTACATTATTGCCGGAGATGGGTTTATGATTTCCGAGATTATCATCCTTATTGCTCGTCTGAACAGATTGCTTGTTGATCCCCTGGACATGTGCTCCATCTGCAACACTCACCACTGGTTCGTTATAAATCTGATGCGGAGAGGCAGGTCTTCTTCCGGCACCCTGGAGATTGGCTTCATCTGCAACGCTCCCAATCAGACGATCACGGGTCTGATGTGGAATTCCATGTGGAACATGATTTGAACTATGATGCGGAGTCTGAAATGGAGTCTGAAGCGTAGCTTCCATCAGGGTCCGATGAGGAGCTTGGATTGGAGTCCGATGAGAAGTCTGAGGCGGAGCATGATGCGGAGCCTGGAATGGAGCCTGCAGTGTAGCCTGTCATGGAGTCTGGAGTGGATCCTGGTGCGCCCTCGGCCTTGGACCTGTCTTAGGAGTTCCAAATCTCCCGCTATTCCGAAGAATGGCATCATTACCAGTAGCATGCCTAGCGTCCATAGTTCCAGATCCGCTATGACTACCAATATGCGCATGCGATGACGTTCCCGTAACCCCAAGAGTACTAGGCTGTTGGATGACATGAGGCGAGCTTGAATGAGGTGTATCTTTGGCGGGAGATGACGAATGTTGAATGTCCGGTTTGGTATGACCGGAGGGAGATAGCAAATTCCGAGTTTCCGCTTTCGCGTGACTCGAAGGAGATGGCGAGTGCCCAGATCTGGTGTGGTGAGAAGTCGATTGCGAATGCTCCGTGTTAGTGTGGTGGGAGGAGGAATTGTGTAGAGTGTCGGCTTGTGACCCCCTGCCAAATAATTGCGCAGTCATAGTGTTAGTTCGCCAGAAGTTGGTTGTGTGGTATTGGCTCCTCGTGTGCTAGAAGATGAGTGCGTATGCTCTGTCCCTGTGGTCCTAGAAGTTGAGCGCATATGATCAACCTTCAAGTTGCTGTGCGATGGGTTTGAAGCATCAGCCTCTAGTTTCCTGGTAGATGTTGGAGCAGTCTTAGCGTCCATGTTACCAGGTATCGGATGCGTGTTACTGGATCCCGATTTGCCTGAGGATGAATTTTGCATATTCTCCGCTCCTGTGTGGCGGGGAAGGTTGTCGGTATCTGCAGGATGTGATGCAGGAGTATGACTTGCAGCTGCTGGGCTTGGATTTTGGTCACCAGGGGATTGCTGGTTTAGTTTATCGTTCGCTTTTACCCCATACGTCTTGGAAAGCCACGAAGAACTCTTACTCTTAGAAGACTGCTCAGCCTTAGTTTTAACGTGATCCGCGGCTTGAACATTCGATTCTGGAGTATGATTTGCGGCAAGTCCGTCAATCTTTGCTGCATCTTGTGGCTTCGGATGGCTCGTATCTATCGCAACGGTCTTATGAGCTTGTGAAGCTTTCGTGTTGCTGGAAGATGAGTGCGATGTATTGATGTCTGTGTGATCAGAGATAACAGCCTGCGCTTTTGAGTTACCAACGGCAGCAGATTCGTGTGGGTGATCTGAGACCGGTGGTTTGGGATGGCTTGTCGCATCTACACCGATCGTGCTGCGGGATTG includes these proteins:
- a CDS encoding TolA, Membrane protein involved in colicin uptake, whose protein sequence is MSRTQSAGSNLQEVVLTNNPYATRVTEEEARRKAVEAEFLRHNPLKQQPIGGAKIEQKLEERQTNMNDKGKKSMIGSPVHTEVGKRPADTGNPKAKAAKAVDKSKEKAPKTNDAAEEKSKGNRMGSLFKTGANKKTTEAEKSNPQSGKPEETDKQKPIEQQIAAEDKGKQGMMGGFFGARADKKTVKPEPTATKVQGNVEQKLAEQPDNSGEKGKRSKVAGLFQTGSDKKAVVSDQPQAEAAKRQGEHKGHHLAPQVPASGKSKAAQTPRPQPKPTNVASSVKHPTLKHQSPREEQSKQGVVGKSLAKPESHSQKTTDPKVGNAEKVPTKAANVGEKKGKDAKDKKESGIFRLMGKRTAQPVAADKKVDGEHKLQPPFEGVRTPQNTKAAYEGACGSQQKATPTKQQEGNHEKHPAAPDINHRVGIPEKQQERKLRLHPIVSNINQHPQTPGQQEVPARMYPAGPNMINHSATPKQQEKTSKIRSVSTNINQHPPDPRTTTCQHQASPKPPTSDSRRILPNPTPKSQPIIRKPVKEPVQSQQHQLPLPAFHTLNPPKKASKTPHKPQQTASPSAQAAEKAHPNLPHLSSRRERKQALEYSSDQKSKKAATEQQDAAKKRAKDLADHAKLVEKARRAEADAEQKRLRNVKEQCEAREKAEREIVVKEKKRVEERQKAEREKVEKERRKGEKREKEKTRGAVAGKQAKGVVPVKTAGKKVVVMPKTGGGGEEEVTG